The Chloroflexota bacterium genome includes a window with the following:
- a CDS encoding ribonuclease J yields the protein MSDTLRVIPIGGLGEVGKNMMAIEYDKQIVVVDVGLMFPEPDMLGIDLVIPDYQYLVERKDQIKAILLTHGHEDHIGSLPYFLREVDAPVYATRLTRGLVEVKLRDHKVLDSTRMQTVTPGEPFKIGPFNIEAFRVCHSIPDGVGYALETPQGILIHSGDFKFDSQPVDGNLTDYGRLAGYGDRNVLMLMSDSTNSEHEGKTPSEAIIANTFDQVFDIARGRIIVSTFASNISRIQQVIDAAAKHGRKVGVLGRSMVENVKMAQALGYLKAPEGVLISLDALDGLPRSEIAIVCTGSQGEPTSVLVRMANRDERRVAIEQGDTVILSATPIPGNEELVSRTINNLFRLGADVLYHKLLDVHVSGHGYKEDQRMMIDLVKPKHFMPIHGEYRHLTLHGRLAEDLDVNEVFVVENGQVISFENGKGRKAERVPGGYVYVDGVTVGGIDSYVMRDRHHLGKDGFVVVVMTIDELTGEIIQAPEIITRGFVLTREQENLLEETKQRIMKLAHEGVHKETVQNRVKDVVSQFLYERTRRRPMVLPMVIEV from the coding sequence ATGAGCGACACACTGCGCGTCATCCCGATTGGCGGCCTCGGCGAGGTCGGCAAGAACATGATGGCGATCGAATACGACAAGCAGATCGTCGTGGTCGATGTGGGCCTGATGTTCCCCGAGCCCGACATGCTCGGCATCGACCTCGTCATCCCCGACTACCAGTACCTCGTCGAGCGCAAGGATCAGATCAAGGCGATCCTGCTGACGCACGGGCACGAGGACCATATCGGCAGCCTGCCCTACTTCCTGCGCGAAGTGGACGCGCCGGTCTATGCCACGCGATTGACGCGCGGCCTCGTCGAGGTCAAGTTGCGCGACCACAAGGTGCTGGACAGCACGCGCATGCAGACCGTCACGCCGGGCGAGCCGTTCAAGATCGGCCCGTTCAATATCGAAGCGTTCCGCGTCTGCCACAGCATCCCGGACGGCGTCGGCTATGCGCTCGAGACGCCGCAGGGCATCCTGATCCACTCCGGCGACTTCAAGTTCGACAGCCAGCCGGTCGACGGCAACCTGACGGACTACGGGCGGCTGGCCGGCTACGGCGACCGCAACGTGCTGATGCTCATGTCGGACTCGACGAACTCCGAGCACGAGGGCAAGACGCCGAGCGAGGCGATCATCGCCAACACGTTCGACCAGGTCTTTGACATCGCGCGCGGGCGCATTATCGTCTCGACCTTCGCCTCGAACATCTCGCGCATCCAGCAGGTGATCGATGCGGCGGCCAAGCACGGCCGCAAAGTCGGCGTGCTGGGGCGCAGCATGGTCGAGAATGTCAAGATGGCGCAGGCGCTCGGCTACCTGAAGGCGCCGGAGGGCGTGCTGATCAGCCTCGATGCGCTCGACGGCCTGCCGCGCTCGGAGATCGCGATCGTCTGCACCGGCTCGCAGGGCGAGCCGACCTCGGTGCTGGTGCGCATGGCCAACCGCGACGAGCGGCGCGTGGCGATCGAGCAGGGCGACACGGTCATCCTCTCGGCCACGCCGATCCCCGGCAACGAGGAACTGGTCAGCCGCACGATCAATAACCTGTTCCGGCTTGGCGCCGACGTGCTATACCACAAACTGCTCGACGTGCACGTGTCCGGCCACGGCTACAAAGAAGACCAGCGCATGATGATCGATCTGGTCAAGCCGAAGCACTTCATGCCGATTCACGGCGAGTACCGGCACCTGACGCTGCACGGGCGGCTGGCGGAAGACCTCGACGTCAACGAGGTGTTCGTCGTCGAGAATGGCCAGGTCATCTCGTTCGAGAACGGCAAGGGCCGCAAAGCCGAACGCGTGCCGGGCGGCTATGTGTACGTGGACGGCGTCACGGTTGGCGGCATCGACAGCTACGTCATGCGCGACCGGCACCATCTGGGCAAGGACGGCTTCGTCGTGGTCGTGATGACCATCGACGAGCTGACCGGCGAGATCATCCAGGCTCCTGAGATCATCACGCGCGGCTTCGTGCTGACGCGCGAGCAGGAGAACCTGCTTGAGGAGACGAAGCAGCGCATTATGAAGCTGGCGCACGAGGGCGTGCACAAGGAGACGGTGCAGAACCGCGTGAAGGACGTGGTCAGCCAGTTCCTGTATGAGCGGACCCGCCGCCGCCCGATGGTGCTGCCGATGGTGATCGAGGTGTAG
- a CDS encoding uracil-DNA glycosylase produces the protein MTTLSELHAEIKQCTACDLRKGCKQVVPGVGPDAPRIMLIGEGPGANEDVKGEPFVGQAGMFLNTLLALAGLQRGDVYITNVVKCRPPQNRDPFPAELEACKPWLDRQMALLKPQVVVTLGRFSMARWFPGASISKIHGQPRKFGSLLVVPMFHPAAALHQPKYKELIEADFRQLPQILASTQPAAPPKKDDDPKQLSMF, from the coding sequence ATGACGACGCTGAGCGAACTGCACGCAGAGATCAAGCAGTGCACGGCTTGCGACCTGCGCAAAGGCTGCAAACAGGTGGTGCCGGGCGTCGGCCCCGACGCGCCGCGCATCATGCTGATCGGCGAGGGGCCGGGCGCGAACGAGGACGTCAAGGGCGAGCCGTTCGTCGGGCAGGCTGGCATGTTCCTCAACACGCTGCTGGCACTGGCAGGGTTGCAGCGCGGCGACGTGTACATCACGAACGTCGTCAAGTGCCGCCCGCCGCAGAATCGCGACCCGTTTCCGGCCGAGTTGGAAGCGTGCAAGCCGTGGCTCGACCGGCAGATGGCGCTGCTCAAGCCGCAGGTCGTCGTGACGCTGGGACGCTTCTCGATGGCGCGCTGGTTCCCCGGCGCCAGCATCAGCAAGATTCACGGCCAGCCGCGCAAGTTCGGCAGCCTGCTCGTCGTGCCGATGTTCCACCCCGCGGCAGCGCTGCACCAGCCGAAATACAAAGAATTGATCGAGGCCGATTTCCGCCAGTTGCCGCAGATTCTGGCCAGCACACAGCCGGCGGCGCCTCCAAAGAAGGACGACGACCCGAAGCAGCTATCGATGTTTTGA
- a CDS encoding zinc ribbon domain-containing protein has translation MALIQFTRNHSDQSTDRGFQFEFNCDRCGNGYQTEFMEAPGNLITDALGAAGSIFGGLFNTAADVSQRARSAAWQKARDDAYQRAVAEAMPHFKKCKRCGKWVDDDCWNPDRGLCKDCAPDLETEYSVAQTQAAIEQAQTKAREGVEYVSSDKFKETIRATCANCGADVKGAKFCPECGTPVKLETKCKKCGAETNGAKFCPECGTKQ, from the coding sequence ATGGCATTGATCCAGTTCACCCGCAACCACAGCGACCAAAGCACCGATCGCGGCTTCCAATTCGAGTTCAACTGCGATCGCTGCGGCAACGGCTATCAGACCGAGTTCATGGAGGCGCCGGGCAACCTGATCACCGACGCGCTCGGCGCGGCCGGCAGCATCTTCGGCGGCCTGTTCAACACCGCCGCCGACGTCAGCCAGCGGGCGCGCTCGGCCGCCTGGCAGAAAGCGCGCGACGATGCTTACCAGCGCGCCGTGGCCGAGGCGATGCCGCACTTCAAGAAGTGCAAGCGCTGCGGCAAGTGGGTCGACGACGACTGCTGGAACCCCGATCGCGGGCTCTGCAAGGACTGCGCGCCCGACCTGGAGACCGAATACTCGGTCGCGCAGACGCAAGCCGCGATCGAACAGGCGCAGACCAAAGCCCGCGAGGGCGTCGAGTACGTTAGCAGCGACAAGTTCAAAGAGACGATTCGCGCCACGTGCGCCAACTGCGGCGCGGACGTGAAGGGCGCAAAGTTCTGCCCCGAATGCGGCACGCCGGTCAAGCTCGAGACCAAGTGTAAGAAGTGCGGCGCGGAGACAAACGGCGCGAAGTTCTGCCCGGAGTGCGGAACCAAACAGTAG
- a CDS encoding bifunctional metallophosphatase/5'-nucleotidase produces the protein MTLTTSFRWLSGLLLALLLFACAPSTPAPTTAPTALPVAATAAPSPVPPTTAPAATSVPQTVKLAILHSNDLHGYLEPELVKLPGGGNVEVGGMANLAGFIDAFRAEYGGNVLVLDAGDIWRGTFLSNQNKGELAISTLNMAGYDAAAPGNHDFDDGQDVLQARITQSKFPWLAANLIETATGKPPFGMKPYIVKEIAGVRLGVIGLANPGTPIINKPASVKGLQFLSGPDGVKRVLDEVKRQSDIVVVLSHLGVDDDIQMANAVPGIDIIIGGHSHTTLNNARVESKTIVAQTGSNGKNVGKLELIFDRATKKLIEAGTRNELQPVTNAKVAPNAAIAALVKQKLEETRAIVSRPIGETQVDLTLGRLPDGRTSGEYPAGNLVVDAMLAANQAGDRPAELAMHNNAGLRADLLKGPITYGQLYQMLPFDNALTAMDLTGEQIKSILEVAASCPRVNTLIAGMKFTYDCTLPSGSRIMSITIQGQPYDKARVYRVQTIDYLAGGGDGQVAFRDGKNLVYGDLVVDVVAAYVKAKSPLNIQVEGRMVASH, from the coding sequence GAGCACGCCTGCGCCAACCACCGCGCCGACCGCGCTCCCCGTGGCCGCGACTGCGGCACCGTCGCCCGTGCCGCCCACGACCGCGCCGGCGGCCACCTCCGTGCCGCAAACGGTCAAGCTCGCGATCCTGCACAGCAACGACCTGCACGGCTATCTGGAGCCGGAACTGGTGAAACTGCCCGGCGGCGGCAACGTCGAAGTGGGCGGCATGGCCAACCTGGCCGGCTTCATCGACGCGTTCCGCGCAGAGTACGGCGGCAACGTACTGGTGCTCGACGCGGGCGACATCTGGCGCGGCACGTTCCTCTCCAACCAGAACAAGGGTGAACTGGCGATCAGCACGCTGAACATGGCAGGCTACGATGCCGCCGCGCCGGGCAACCACGACTTCGACGACGGGCAGGACGTCCTGCAGGCGCGCATCACACAGTCGAAGTTTCCGTGGCTGGCCGCCAACCTGATCGAGACGGCGACCGGCAAGCCGCCGTTCGGCATGAAGCCATACATCGTCAAAGAGATCGCCGGCGTGCGCCTCGGCGTCATCGGTCTGGCCAACCCCGGCACGCCGATTATCAACAAACCGGCCAGCGTCAAGGGCCTGCAGTTCCTGTCCGGTCCCGACGGCGTGAAGCGCGTGCTCGACGAGGTCAAGCGCCAGTCGGACATCGTCGTCGTGCTAAGCCACCTCGGCGTTGACGACGACATCCAGATGGCGAACGCGGTGCCGGGCATCGACATCATCATCGGCGGGCACAGCCACACGACGCTGAACAATGCGCGCGTCGAGAGCAAGACGATCGTCGCGCAGACCGGCAGCAACGGCAAGAATGTCGGCAAGCTGGAACTGATCTTCGACCGCGCGACGAAGAAACTCATCGAGGCCGGCACGCGCAACGAATTGCAGCCGGTCACCAACGCGAAAGTTGCGCCCAACGCCGCGATTGCCGCGCTGGTCAAGCAGAAGCTCGAAGAGACGCGTGCCATCGTCAGCCGCCCGATCGGCGAGACGCAGGTCGACCTGACGCTGGGCCGCCTGCCGGACGGCCGCACCAGCGGCGAGTACCCGGCGGGCAACCTGGTCGTCGACGCGATGTTGGCGGCCAACCAGGCCGGCGACCGCCCGGCCGAGTTGGCGATGCACAACAACGCCGGCTTGCGCGCCGACCTGCTCAAGGGCCCGATCACCTACGGTCAGTTGTACCAGATGCTGCCGTTCGACAACGCGCTGACGGCGATGGACCTGACCGGCGAGCAGATCAAGAGCATCCTGGAAGTGGCCGCGTCGTGCCCGCGCGTCAACACGCTGATCGCCGGCATGAAGTTCACCTACGACTGCACGCTGCCGAGCGGCTCGCGCATCATGAGCATCACGATCCAGGGCCAGCCGTACGACAAGGCGCGCGTCTACCGCGTGCAGACGATCGACTACCTGGCCGGCGGCGGCGACGGGCAGGTCGCGTTCCGCGACGGCAAGAACCTCGTCTACGGCGACCTCGTCGTGGACGTCGTCGCGGCGTACGTGAAGGCGAAGTCGCCGCTGAACATTCAGGTCGAAGGACGGATGGTGGCTAGCCACTAG